In Synechococcus sp. KORDI-100, a single window of DNA contains:
- a CDS encoding sugar phosphate isomerase/epimerase — protein MCPTELLLFQTLWGWRGSFDQALQRSGATGFDGIEINLDHPCLETVSSSDLLEALRRFDQALILEIITGGDYTPNLGDSPDQHLEQLDRALNRAGPLLPLKINLITGSDSWTDPEQNDFLEAVLDRLEQVSCPVMLETHRSRSLFNPWRLPFWLQQHPRLRLTADLSHWCAVSERLMTPDLKPIQAMASHVDHIHARVGHAQGPSVSHPFAPEWAEALEAHRLCWQLFLDRRGSKADPITITPEFGPDGYMPTVPFSAEPLADVDAINVAMTSWLRTTMRL, from the coding sequence TTGTGTCCCACTGAGCTTCTTCTGTTCCAAACACTCTGGGGTTGGCGCGGATCCTTCGATCAGGCCCTTCAACGTTCCGGTGCAACCGGTTTTGACGGCATCGAGATCAACCTGGATCATCCCTGCCTTGAAACCGTCAGCTCCAGTGATCTGCTCGAGGCACTGCGTCGGTTCGATCAGGCCCTGATCCTGGAAATCATCACAGGCGGGGATTACACCCCCAACCTCGGCGACAGTCCCGACCAGCATCTCGAGCAGCTCGATCGAGCCCTGAATCGCGCAGGGCCGCTGCTGCCTCTGAAGATCAACCTGATCACCGGCAGCGATAGCTGGACAGACCCGGAACAGAACGATTTTCTTGAGGCGGTGCTGGATCGCCTTGAGCAGGTGTCCTGTCCGGTGATGCTGGAGACGCATCGGAGCCGCAGTCTGTTCAATCCCTGGCGGTTGCCCTTCTGGCTCCAGCAGCACCCCCGCCTGCGCCTCACCGCCGATCTCAGCCACTGGTGCGCGGTGAGCGAACGCCTGATGACGCCGGACCTGAAGCCGATCCAGGCCATGGCAAGTCATGTCGATCACATTCATGCCCGGGTTGGGCATGCCCAAGGTCCCTCGGTTTCGCACCCGTTTGCCCCGGAATGGGCTGAAGCCCTGGAAGCCCATCGTCTGTGTTGGCAGTTGTTTCTTGATCGCCGCGGTTCGAAGGCTGATCCGATCACGATCACCCCGGAATTCGGGCCTGATGGCTACATGCCGACGGTTCCCTTCAGCGCCGAACCGCTCGCCGATGTGGACGCCATCAACGTTGCCATGACCTCCTGGCTTCGGACGACGATGCGTCTGTAG
- a CDS encoding MSMEG_0570 family nitrogen starvation response protein, giving the protein MPEVRFQLEWPDGQFSTLYSPSTVILEYLKPGDSFRVSELESLGVKALRAASDRVRARYGFACTRTDEEESQLRRWTSRYKPEENVRVISQLP; this is encoded by the coding sequence ATGCCGGAAGTTCGCTTTCAACTGGAGTGGCCTGACGGTCAATTCAGCACCTTGTATTCACCCTCAACGGTGATATTGGAGTATCTGAAACCTGGCGACTCGTTCCGCGTTTCTGAACTTGAATCCCTCGGTGTGAAGGCATTGAGGGCAGCATCTGATCGAGTTCGTGCTCGCTACGGATTTGCTTGCACGCGAACTGACGAGGAGGAATCCCAGCTGCGTCGCTGGACGTCGCGCTACAAACCGGAAGAGAATGTCAGGGTGATCAGCCAGCTTCCTTGA
- a CDS encoding sll0787 family AIR synthase-like protein: MTALRQQSGLLAKRDIQPAAEAFSHRPFPQLGAAGMLGDDAALLPRQNGQLLLACEGMHPGLVEDDPWFAGWSGVLVNLSDIAAMGGRPLALVNSVWSQGPESQAELLAGMRFACDRFAIPMVGGHSNQHSPYRALSVAVLGVAEGPVLSARSARPGDELWMLVNQKGSLYRHYPFWDAATKASSESLCSHLSLLPALASAGIVHAAKDISMGGITGTAAMFAEACGHGLSIDLDLIRRPDQVEETAWLTCFPSFGYLLAVDPSHADRLKRSVRDDPDLICCRIGRFAKGACQVQLERAGESECFWQGSLGLTGFGCAS; the protein is encoded by the coding sequence GTGACTGCGCTGCGTCAGCAGAGCGGTCTGCTTGCCAAGCGCGACATCCAGCCTGCAGCGGAGGCGTTTTCCCATCGTCCCTTCCCGCAGTTGGGGGCCGCTGGAATGCTGGGCGACGATGCAGCCCTGTTGCCTCGCCAGAACGGTCAGTTGTTGCTGGCCTGCGAGGGCATGCATCCCGGCCTCGTGGAGGACGACCCATGGTTCGCAGGCTGGAGTGGTGTTCTGGTGAACCTCAGCGATATCGCCGCCATGGGTGGACGTCCCCTGGCTCTGGTGAACAGTGTCTGGAGCCAGGGCCCGGAATCCCAGGCTGAGCTGTTGGCTGGAATGCGATTCGCCTGCGATCGCTTCGCGATTCCCATGGTGGGAGGGCACTCCAACCAGCACAGTCCGTACCGGGCTCTGTCGGTGGCTGTCCTGGGGGTCGCCGAAGGCCCCGTGCTCTCAGCCCGGTCGGCACGTCCTGGCGATGAGCTCTGGATGCTGGTGAACCAGAAGGGATCCTTATACCGCCACTATCCCTTCTGGGATGCGGCGACCAAGGCGTCTTCAGAATCGCTTTGCTCCCACCTCAGCCTGCTTCCAGCTCTGGCTTCGGCAGGGATCGTTCATGCGGCCAAGGACATCAGCATGGGGGGGATCACGGGCACAGCGGCGATGTTTGCCGAAGCCTGCGGCCATGGACTCAGCATCGACCTAGATTTGATCCGACGGCCGGATCAGGTTGAGGAGACGGCATGGCTGACCTGTTTTCCCAGCTTCGGGTACCTCCTGGCAGTGGACCCGTCACACGCGGACAGGCTCAAACGGTCGGTGCGAGACGATCCCGATCTGATCTGCTGCCGGATCGGACGGTTCGCCAAGGGAGCCTGTCAGGTTCAGTTGGAGCGCGCTGGCGAGTCTGAATGTTTCTGGCAGGGCTCTCTTGGCCTGACAGGCTTCGGCTGTGCCAGTTGA
- a CDS encoding MSMEG_0567/Sll0786 family nitrogen starvation N-acetyltransferase: MVSCLDPSSRGIGRSVSSAPSLFTPSVRGGIGIDADDFRLSPTAHSDRFTFHLLRPDSSLIRGYWSLRRSIFCREQHVFEHSDRDELDRIACPIAALHHSSEPQDNDDGEAQVVGVVRIVETEPRLWYGGRLGVHSDFRRHNQIGKGLIWKAVTSANGWGCDRFLATVQIQNVRFFRRLHWTSIEELEIRGIRHHLMQADLDYYVPSRELRPAGTFASPIAA; this comes from the coding sequence ATGGTGTCCTGTCTTGATCCGAGCAGCCGAGGCATCGGTCGCAGCGTCAGCTCCGCCCCCAGTTTGTTCACCCCTTCAGTCCGTGGAGGCATCGGCATCGATGCCGATGACTTTCGCCTCTCGCCGACCGCTCACTCAGATCGCTTCACGTTTCACTTGCTGCGTCCGGATTCATCCCTGATCCGTGGCTACTGGTCCCTGCGGCGCAGCATCTTCTGCCGTGAACAGCATGTGTTTGAACACTCTGATCGCGATGAGCTCGATCGCATCGCCTGTCCGATCGCGGCGTTGCATCACAGTTCCGAGCCGCAGGACAACGACGACGGCGAGGCTCAGGTGGTTGGTGTGGTGCGGATCGTTGAGACCGAACCACGGCTCTGGTACGGAGGCCGCTTAGGGGTACACAGCGATTTCCGACGTCACAACCAGATCGGCAAAGGCCTGATCTGGAAAGCTGTCACCAGCGCCAATGGCTGGGGCTGCGATCGTTTTCTGGCCACGGTTCAAATTCAGAATGTGCGCTTCTTCCGTCGTCTGCACTGGACGTCTATCGAGGAACTCGAGATTCGTGGCATTCGCCATCACCTGATGCAGGCCGACCTCGACTACTACGTCCCGTCAAGGGAGTTGCGACCAGCCGGGACCTTTGCCTCACCCATCGCGGCATGA
- a CDS encoding MSMEG_0568 family radical SAM protein, which translates to MSELGRVVTELQVKGLRDGSLKGNRGRRGGAGPSDHRALELDGTTVMVPIYNDASSLSPYSLDASGDGVALSGPQNEALPAVTTTDEPTFYGLSTADGVPYRSIALLHSRSVLATTLLQTCIRFRDRTQSCQFCAIEQSLEDGSTVVRKTPDQVAEVAEAAVRLDGVTQLVMTTGTPNSDDRGARLMAETAAAVKQRVDLPIQGQCEPPDDPIWYRRMKQAGVDSLGMHLEVVSPEVRRRILPGKSELSLERYYEAFADAVAVFGRGEVSTYLLAGLGDSRDALLDCSRRLIDLGVYPFVVPFVPISGTPLENHPSPDTSFMVDVYQGVAELLRQGDLRSERMSAGCAKCGACSALSLFEQST; encoded by the coding sequence ATGTCTGAGCTGGGCCGTGTCGTGACCGAACTTCAGGTCAAGGGTCTTCGCGATGGATCCCTCAAGGGGAACCGGGGGCGGCGAGGCGGTGCAGGTCCGTCGGACCACCGCGCCCTTGAGCTTGATGGCACCACCGTGATGGTGCCGATTTACAACGATGCGTCCAGCCTCTCGCCTTACAGCCTCGACGCATCTGGTGATGGGGTCGCCCTGAGCGGCCCTCAGAACGAGGCGTTGCCTGCGGTGACGACCACCGATGAGCCGACGTTCTACGGACTGAGCACGGCCGATGGCGTGCCCTATCGCTCCATCGCTCTGCTGCACAGCCGCAGTGTCCTGGCCACCACGCTGCTGCAGACCTGTATCCGCTTCCGGGACCGCACGCAGTCCTGTCAGTTCTGTGCCATCGAGCAGTCCCTTGAGGATGGTTCCACGGTCGTTCGCAAAACCCCGGATCAGGTGGCGGAGGTGGCTGAGGCTGCCGTGCGTCTCGATGGCGTCACTCAGCTGGTGATGACGACCGGCACCCCCAACAGTGATGACCGTGGAGCTCGCTTGATGGCCGAGACGGCCGCCGCCGTCAAGCAGCGCGTGGATCTGCCGATTCAAGGCCAGTGCGAGCCACCGGACGATCCGATCTGGTATCGACGCATGAAGCAGGCAGGGGTCGACAGTCTGGGCATGCACCTCGAAGTGGTCTCGCCGGAGGTGAGACGTCGCATTCTGCCTGGGAAGTCTGAGCTGAGTCTGGAGCGGTACTACGAGGCTTTCGCCGATGCCGTTGCTGTTTTCGGGCGCGGGGAGGTGTCCACCTACCTGTTGGCGGGGTTGGGCGACAGCCGGGATGCTCTCCTCGACTGCAGCCGTCGACTGATTGACCTTGGTGTTTACCCCTTTGTTGTCCCCTTTGTGCCGATTTCCGGGACTCCACTGGAGAACCATCCTTCGCCGGACACTTCATTCATGGTTGACGTCTACCAGGGGGTTGCCGAGCTGTTGCGCCAGGGAGATCTCCGGTCGGAGCGCATGTCTGCTGGTTGTGCGAAGTGTGGAGCCTGTTCGGCCCTCTCACTGTTTGAGCAGAGCACCTGA
- a CDS encoding Nit6803 family nitrilase: MVTTVKVAAAQIRPVLFSLDGSLQKVLDAMADAAAEGVELIVFPETFLPYYPYFSFVEPPVRMGRPHLALYEQAVVVPGPVTDAVAAAARQHGMQVLLGVNERDGGTLYNTQLLFNSCGEIVLKRRKITPTYHERMVWGQGDGAGLKVVTTPLGRVGALACWEHYNPLARYALMAQGEQLHCAQFPGSLVGPIFTEQTAVTMRHHALEAGCFVICSTGWLDPEDYGAITPDTSLHKAFQGGCHTAVISPEGRYLAGPLPDGEGLAIAELDLALITKRKRMMDSVGHYSRPELLSLRINSSPAMTMQEMPSELQPSPAVELGRAIEELNHV, translated from the coding sequence ATGGTGACCACCGTCAAAGTTGCCGCTGCCCAGATCCGTCCTGTGCTTTTCAGCCTGGACGGGTCCCTTCAGAAGGTGCTCGATGCCATGGCCGATGCGGCGGCCGAAGGCGTCGAGTTGATCGTCTTCCCCGAGACGTTTCTCCCCTATTACCCCTATTTCTCCTTCGTCGAGCCCCCTGTGCGGATGGGTCGTCCGCACCTTGCTCTCTATGAGCAGGCGGTGGTGGTTCCCGGTCCTGTCACTGACGCCGTTGCAGCAGCGGCACGCCAACACGGCATGCAGGTTCTGCTGGGCGTCAACGAACGCGATGGAGGCACCCTTTACAACACGCAGCTGTTATTCAACAGCTGTGGTGAGATCGTCCTCAAACGGCGCAAGATCACCCCGACTTACCACGAGAGGATGGTGTGGGGACAGGGAGATGGCGCCGGACTGAAGGTTGTCACCACCCCTCTGGGTCGTGTCGGTGCCCTGGCTTGCTGGGAGCACTACAACCCCCTCGCTCGCTACGCCCTGATGGCCCAGGGGGAGCAGCTTCACTGCGCCCAGTTTCCCGGCTCCCTCGTGGGACCGATCTTCACGGAGCAGACGGCCGTAACCATGCGGCACCACGCCCTGGAGGCCGGCTGTTTTGTGATCTGCTCCACAGGATGGCTGGATCCCGAGGACTATGGGGCGATCACACCGGATACGTCGCTTCACAAGGCCTTTCAGGGCGGATGCCACACCGCGGTGATCAGTCCGGAGGGCCGTTATCTGGCTGGACCGCTTCCGGACGGCGAGGGCCTCGCCATTGCGGAGCTGGATCTGGCCCTGATCACCAAACGCAAGCGAATGATGGACAGCGTCGGCCACTACAGCCGTCCGGAGTTGCTGTCGCTCCGCATCAACAGCTCGCCTGCGATGACGATGCAGGAGATGCCATCGGAGCTGCAACCTTCTCCAGCCGTTGAGTTGGGCCGTGCGATCGAGGAGTTGAACCATGTCTGA
- a CDS encoding MSMEG_0572/Sll0783 family nitrogen starvation response protein: MPVVDRPANQPGDFLVDYEEKVFPDVKADPGEKALVTFHTVAFEGSIGLVNLLQASRLINKGFETSVLLYGPGVTLGVMRGFPKLGDAAFDGHLNFNARLQKFMDQGGKVYACRFALQALYGHSEKALMPGITPVNPLDVLDIVLMHRKEGAFILETWTL, encoded by the coding sequence ATGCCAGTTGTCGATCGCCCCGCTAATCAGCCCGGAGATTTTCTCGTCGACTACGAGGAGAAAGTTTTTCCTGATGTGAAGGCGGATCCAGGTGAGAAGGCGTTGGTGACCTTTCACACCGTGGCATTTGAAGGGTCGATCGGTCTGGTCAACCTGCTTCAGGCCAGTCGTCTGATCAACAAAGGCTTCGAGACCTCCGTTCTTCTCTACGGCCCGGGCGTGACGCTGGGTGTGATGCGTGGTTTTCCCAAGCTTGGTGACGCGGCGTTTGACGGCCATCTGAACTTCAATGCCCGTCTGCAGAAATTCATGGATCAGGGTGGCAAGGTCTACGCCTGCCGCTTCGCTCTGCAGGCCCTCTACGGACACAGCGAAAAGGCTTTGATGCCAGGCATCACTCCGGTCAACCCTCTGGATGTCCTCGACATCGTGTTGATGCATCGCAAGGAAGGAGCCTTCATCCTCGAGACCTGGACGCTCTGA
- a CDS encoding MSMEG_0569 family flavin-dependent oxidoreductase: protein MLNSASHSTTARSSHSVVVIGAGQAGLSVTYALQQRGIRPLVLEKHRIGYAWDQQRWDSFCLVTPNWQCRLPDFPYDGDQPEGFMDKHSIVNFLQRFARHVAGDVREGVAVQRLTPNGHGYRLITSEGEIEAEQIVVATGGYHQPRRHPLAERLPGSILQLDARDYRNPDALPPGPVLVVGSGQSGSQIAEDLFLAGRTVHLSVGSAPRSPRRYRGRDVVDWLDRMGYYSMPISEHADPRSVRAKTNHYLTGRDGGREIDLRRRALEGMQLHGRLGEITAEHLGFANDLGDSLDQADAVYCRIRSSIDSWIQQEQIEAPLEPAYSPCWQPTPKPDPGLDLRTDPLAAVIWCTGYRSDFSWIDAPVFDGAGQPAHDRGVTQSAGLYFLGLPWLNTWGSGRFCGVKDDADYLARLISLRLERRDASQERLECTAILGS, encoded by the coding sequence ATGCTGAACAGTGCGTCGCACAGCACAACCGCCAGGTCATCACATTCAGTTGTCGTCATCGGCGCTGGGCAGGCTGGCTTGTCTGTGACCTACGCCCTTCAGCAGCGCGGCATCCGTCCCCTGGTTCTCGAGAAACATCGCATCGGCTACGCCTGGGACCAGCAACGATGGGATTCCTTCTGCCTGGTGACGCCCAACTGGCAGTGCCGTCTACCGGACTTCCCTTACGACGGCGACCAGCCGGAGGGGTTCATGGACAAACACTCGATCGTGAACTTCCTGCAACGGTTTGCCAGACATGTGGCGGGGGATGTGAGAGAGGGCGTTGCCGTGCAACGGCTGACGCCGAATGGTCATGGTTACCGCCTGATTACCAGTGAAGGAGAGATCGAGGCCGAGCAGATCGTTGTGGCCACCGGTGGTTACCACCAACCACGGAGGCATCCCCTGGCCGAAAGGCTCCCAGGCTCGATCCTTCAGCTTGATGCACGGGATTACCGCAACCCTGACGCCTTGCCGCCGGGACCGGTCCTGGTGGTGGGAAGTGGTCAGTCCGGAAGCCAGATTGCCGAGGATCTTTTTCTGGCCGGAAGAACCGTGCATCTGAGTGTGGGAAGCGCTCCACGTTCACCACGCCGATACCGAGGCCGAGACGTCGTCGATTGGCTCGATCGCATGGGCTACTACTCGATGCCGATCAGCGAACATGCAGACCCGCGCAGCGTTCGCGCCAAAACGAATCACTACCTCACCGGTCGCGATGGGGGGCGCGAGATCGATCTGCGACGTCGAGCTCTCGAGGGAATGCAGCTGCACGGCCGACTCGGCGAGATCACTGCAGAACACCTTGGCTTTGCCAACGACCTTGGTGACAGCCTTGACCAGGCCGATGCGGTGTATTGCCGTATTCGCAGCAGCATTGACAGCTGGATCCAACAGGAACAGATCGAGGCCCCACTTGAGCCGGCCTACTCACCTTGCTGGCAGCCGACACCGAAGCCGGATCCCGGACTCGATCTCCGAACGGATCCATTGGCAGCCGTGATCTGGTGCACCGGGTACCGCAGTGATTTCAGCTGGATCGATGCGCCGGTCTTCGACGGTGCCGGCCAACCCGCCCATGATCGAGGGGTGACCCAGAGCGCAGGCCTTTATTTTCTGGGACTTCCCTGGCTCAACACCTGGGGCTCAGGTCGCTTTTGCGGTGTTAAAGACGATGCGGACTACCTGGCCAGACTGATCAGCCTGCGGCTGGAACGTCGTGACGCCAGCCAGGAACGGCTGGAATGCACAGCCATTCTCGGCTCCTGA
- a CDS encoding RNA-binding protein, which translates to MTIFIGNLSWDAEREDLQHLFGQYGEVTKCSMPLDRDTGRKRGFAFVDLSQEADETKAIDDLQDVEWMGRNISVRRAEPRR; encoded by the coding sequence TTGACCATTTTCATTGGAAATCTCTCCTGGGATGCTGAGAGAGAAGACCTGCAGCATCTTTTCGGGCAATACGGAGAGGTAACCAAATGCTCAATGCCGCTTGATCGTGACACCGGTCGCAAGCGTGGATTTGCCTTTGTGGATCTCAGTCAGGAAGCGGATGAAACCAAGGCCATTGACGATCTTCAGGACGTCGAATGGATGGGTCGCAACATTTCAGTTCGCAGGGCGGAGCCGCGCCGTTAA
- a CDS encoding DUF4278 domain-containing protein encodes MTLTYRGQRYVQTKTAVASKKPSLTYRGVSYAK; translated from the coding sequence ATGACCCTGACCTACCGCGGCCAGCGCTACGTGCAAACCAAAACTGCCGTCGCCAGCAAAAAGCCTTCCCTGACCTACCGCGGCGTCTCTTACGCCAAGTGA
- a CDS encoding DUF427 domain-containing protein: MQAVLNGTVIAESDDIVMVDGNPYFPRSAMRTEYFRESTHSTVCGWKGTARYWDVVFGEKVIRNAVWAYDDPKPKAETIRERFAFYRGKGVDLA; this comes from the coding sequence ATGCAGGCAGTTTTGAATGGCACTGTGATTGCTGAGAGCGACGACATTGTGATGGTGGATGGCAACCCCTATTTCCCCCGCTCTGCAATGCGAACGGAGTATTTTCGCGAATCCACGCACAGCACGGTCTGCGGTTGGAAGGGAACCGCTCGCTATTGGGATGTCGTCTTCGGTGAGAAGGTGATCCGCAATGCCGTCTGGGCCTACGACGATCCCAAACCGAAGGCTGAAACCATCCGTGAACGGTTTGCTTTCTATCGAGGCAAGGGGGTCGATCTTGCTTGA
- a CDS encoding response regulator transcription factor, giving the protein MELRLDTRALQDAVARAKQLLKDRRLVVVFGDRLTLMSFCVAEPIRPSLVGAATTEDEGFELVRRTQPDLLICSSDLETGYGPYLLRRVKAEYPCCQLLIVLARETEEAVCEAMGAYADGVVFKSSLGTGRGDLISALQTIADGGVYYPEDICRIAASVPQPNLPGLVEELTPRELEVVAAVSHGLKNNSIADRLGVSVETVKTHVGNAMDKLGARDRTQMAVTALLYGLIDPKGFG; this is encoded by the coding sequence ATGGAGCTCCGGCTTGATACTCGCGCGCTTCAGGATGCTGTCGCCCGGGCCAAACAGCTGCTGAAGGATCGTCGGCTGGTTGTCGTCTTCGGGGATCGACTCACCTTGATGTCCTTTTGCGTCGCCGAGCCGATTCGTCCATCGCTGGTGGGTGCCGCCACCACGGAAGACGAGGGCTTCGAGCTGGTGCGACGCACCCAGCCCGACCTGTTGATCTGCAGCTCGGATCTGGAAACCGGCTACGGCCCCTATCTGTTGAGACGCGTGAAAGCGGAATATCCGTGCTGTCAGTTGCTGATTGTGCTGGCCCGCGAAACGGAGGAGGCGGTGTGCGAAGCGATGGGGGCGTATGCCGATGGTGTGGTGTTCAAATCCAGCCTCGGCACCGGTCGCGGTGATCTGATCAGTGCGCTTCAAACCATCGCAGATGGAGGCGTGTATTACCCGGAGGACATCTGTCGCATCGCTGCATCAGTTCCCCAGCCGAACCTGCCGGGCCTGGTTGAAGAACTCACACCTCGTGAGCTGGAGGTGGTGGCGGCCGTGTCCCATGGCCTCAAAAACAATTCAATCGCCGATCGGCTCGGTGTGTCCGTGGAGACGGTGAAGACCCACGTCGGCAATGCCATGGACAAACTCGGGGCCCGTGATCGGACCCAGATGGCTGTGACGGCGTTGCTCTACGGCCTGATTGATCCAAAGGGTTTCGGCTGA
- a CDS encoding M20/M25/M40 family metallo-hydrolase: MPRGLSDICLADLEAIAVPRHARWDRLGLMAVRCYVRDQLSAHGELEEHHFTSGIDDGVNFILRLPSRNPRRRPLLVGAHYDGPLHSIGADDNASGIVALLELARRWSAKPPKRPVWLVAFDQEEWGMLGSAALAEELRTDRQPLKLMVSLEMLAFTSDMQAYPHPAMRHIYGDRGDFIALVANAGAGLMLPRLTHSMGQHVTTKLLPVLRAGHDVSAVRRSDHSPFWDRGYNALMVTDTSFLRNPNYHRMSDTIDSLDLPFFASVIDGLDISLSGL; encoded by the coding sequence ATGCCTCGAGGTCTGAGCGACATCTGTCTGGCCGATCTAGAAGCCATCGCCGTTCCGCGCCATGCGCGCTGGGACCGCCTGGGGTTGATGGCTGTGCGCTGTTACGTCCGTGATCAGCTCTCTGCTCATGGTGAGCTGGAGGAGCACCACTTCACCAGTGGGATTGATGATGGCGTCAACTTCATCCTCAGGCTCCCGAGCCGCAACCCCAGACGCAGACCCCTCCTTGTTGGCGCCCACTACGACGGACCACTGCATTCCATCGGTGCAGATGACAACGCCAGTGGAATCGTGGCGTTGCTTGAACTGGCGAGACGTTGGTCTGCCAAACCTCCCAAACGCCCGGTGTGGCTGGTCGCTTTTGATCAGGAGGAATGGGGGATGCTCGGCAGCGCTGCACTGGCCGAGGAACTCAGGACAGACCGACAGCCCCTGAAGCTGATGGTGAGCTTGGAGATGTTGGCGTTCACCAGCGACATGCAGGCTTACCCCCATCCGGCGATGCGGCACATCTACGGCGATCGAGGGGATTTCATCGCACTGGTGGCCAATGCAGGCGCGGGATTGATGCTCCCTCGTCTCACCCATTCCATGGGTCAACACGTGACCACCAAACTGCTTCCGGTTCTGCGTGCCGGCCATGACGTTTCCGCGGTGCGCCGTAGCGACCACAGCCCGTTCTGGGATCGCGGCTACAACGCGCTGATGGTGACCGACACCTCATTCCTGCGGAACCCGAATTACCACCGGATGAGCGACACGATCGACAGCCTGGATCTGCCGTTCTTTGCATCGGTGATTGATGGGCTAGACATTAGCTTGAGCGGCCTTTGA
- a CDS encoding DUF429 domain-containing protein — MANTTDPTNGSCVLGIDAAWTAHNPSGVALVQRKAEGWQCLALAPSYDAFIRLASGQHWDPKTKAGGSRPDPAALLQASQQLAGAAVSCVAVDMPLATTPITGRRAADTAIASRFGTRGCAVHSPSSERPGAIADQLRGVLAALGYQLHTTTVPTPFPALIEVYPHVALLALLERNYRVPYKVSRSLQYWKAESPAPAERIERLLDQFRAINTGLEAQISGIPKFIPEPSEVTTLASLKPIEDILDALICAWMGIEHLEGRTAGLGDESAAIWIPVSLCE; from the coding sequence ATGGCCAACACAACTGATCCAACCAACGGCTCATGCGTCCTCGGCATCGACGCCGCCTGGACGGCCCACAACCCCAGTGGTGTAGCTCTGGTGCAACGAAAAGCTGAGGGTTGGCAATGCCTGGCCCTGGCCCCCAGTTACGACGCCTTCATCCGCCTAGCATCTGGGCAGCACTGGGATCCAAAGACCAAAGCCGGCGGCAGCAGGCCCGACCCTGCAGCCCTGCTTCAGGCCTCACAGCAACTGGCCGGTGCAGCCGTTAGCTGCGTCGCTGTCGACATGCCCCTGGCCACGACTCCGATTACCGGCCGACGGGCCGCCGACACGGCCATCGCCAGCCGCTTCGGGACCCGGGGCTGTGCGGTGCACAGTCCGTCGAGCGAACGCCCCGGCGCCATTGCCGATCAGCTGCGAGGCGTCCTCGCCGCTCTTGGCTACCAGCTGCACACCACCACTGTCCCCACACCCTTCCCTGCCCTCATCGAGGTCTATCCCCACGTCGCCCTGTTGGCACTGCTGGAGCGCAACTACCGGGTTCCCTACAAGGTGAGCCGCTCGCTGCAGTACTGGAAGGCCGAGTCGCCCGCACCCGCCGAACGCATCGAACGGCTGCTTGATCAATTCAGAGCGATCAACACCGGGCTTGAGGCCCAGATCAGCGGCATCCCGAAGTTCATCCCCGAGCCATCTGAGGTGACAACCCTGGCGTCGCTCAAGCCGATCGAAGACATCCTCGATGCCCTGATCTGCGCCTGGATGGGGATCGAACACCTCGAGGGCCGCACCGCTGGGCTGGGGGATGAGAGCGCCGCGATCTGGATTCCAGTGAGCCTTTGTGAGTAG